A window of Staphylococcus sp. 17KM0847 contains these coding sequences:
- the accC gene encoding acetyl-CoA carboxylase biotin carboxylase subunit, whose protein sequence is MKKILIANRGEIAVRIIRACRELGIQTVAIYSEGDKDALHTQLADEAYCVGPKQSKDSYLNIPNILSIATSTGCDGIHPGYGFLAENGDFAELCEAVQLKFIGPSYESIQKMGIKDVAKEEMKRANVPVVPGSDGLVTDIEHAIQAANTIGYPVIIKATAGGGGKGIRIARDEKELINGYKMTQQEAETAFGNGGLYLEKFIENFRHIEIQIIGDEHGNVIHLGERDCTIQRRMQKLIEESPSPILSPDKRKEMGDAAVRAAKAVGYYNAGTIEFIYDLDDNQFYFMEMNTRIQVEHPVTEMVTGVDLVKLQLKVAMGEHLPYTQDDISISGHAMEFRINAENPYQNFMPSPGVIRQYLTPGGFGVRIDSACYMNYTIPPYYDSMVAKLIIHTPTREETMMTSLRALNEFVIMGIDTTIPFHIRLLNHPIFQKGYFNTKFLEQYDVMNDDQ, encoded by the coding sequence AAGCTTACTGTGTAGGACCTAAACAATCTAAAGACTCATACTTGAACATTCCAAATATTTTATCCATCGCAACATCAACAGGCTGTGATGGTATTCATCCAGGCTATGGCTTTTTAGCCGAAAATGGAGATTTTGCAGAGTTATGCGAAGCTGTACAGTTAAAGTTTATAGGACCTAGTTATGAATCTATTCAAAAAATGGGAATTAAAGATGTCGCTAAAGAAGAGATGAAGCGTGCAAATGTCCCAGTTGTCCCCGGCAGTGATGGGTTAGTCACTGATATTGAACACGCCATTCAAGCCGCCAATACTATCGGATATCCCGTTATTATTAAAGCTACTGCGGGTGGTGGTGGAAAGGGTATCCGCATTGCACGCGATGAAAAAGAATTAATCAATGGCTATAAAATGACGCAACAAGAAGCTGAGACTGCATTTGGAAATGGTGGTCTCTATTTGGAAAAGTTTATTGAAAATTTTCGACATATAGAAATTCAAATCATTGGAGATGAGCATGGCAATGTTATCCATTTAGGTGAGCGGGACTGTACAATTCAGCGTCGTATGCAAAAACTGATAGAGGAATCACCGTCACCTATCCTTTCTCCGGACAAAAGAAAAGAAATGGGTGATGCAGCAGTAAGAGCTGCAAAAGCAGTAGGATACTACAATGCTGGGACAATTGAGTTTATCTATGACTTAGATGACAATCAATTTTACTTCATGGAAATGAACACGCGTATCCAAGTAGAACATCCCGTTACAGAAATGGTGACAGGTGTTGACTTAGTAAAACTTCAACTAAAAGTCGCAATGGGAGAACATCTGCCTTATACACAAGATGATATCTCAATTTCAGGACATGCGATGGAATTTAGAATCAATGCTGAAAATCCATATCAAAATTTTATGCCTTCTCCCGGTGTAATTCGTCAATATTTAACACCTGGTGGCTTTGGTGTGAGAATTGATTCAGCATGTTACATGAACTATACGATACCACCGTATTATGATTCAATGGTTGCAAAACTGATTATTCATACACCTACACGTGAAGAAACGATGATGACAAGTTTACGTGCATTAAATGAATTTGTTATTATGGGTATTGATACAACTATCCCTTTTCACATTCGGCTACTCAATCACCCGATATTCCAAAAAGGGTATTTCAATACTAAATTTTTAGAACAATATGATGTTATGAATGATGACCAATAA
- a CDS encoding Asp23/Gls24 family envelope stress response protein yields MAKSIENYNPNLGNVEIVPEVISVIASIAASEVKGVQGMFSDLKNSTLERLGRKNLSKGVKVETKDNEIVINVYCSLKYGVKISDTALKIQESIHSAIKTMTALTPKQVNVHISHIDMGKPKS; encoded by the coding sequence ATGGCAAAATCTATTGAAAACTATAATCCTAATTTAGGAAATGTTGAAATTGTACCAGAAGTTATTTCTGTCATTGCAAGTATTGCGGCATCAGAGGTAAAGGGTGTTCAAGGTATGTTTTCTGATCTTAAAAACTCAACCTTGGAGCGTTTGGGTCGCAAAAATTTAAGCAAAGGGGTCAAAGTAGAAACAAAAGATAATGAAATTGTCATCAATGTTTATTGTTCTTTGAAATACGGTGTTAAAATTTCTGATACAGCATTGAAAATACAAGAATCTATTCATAGTGCGATTAAAACGATGACGGCATTAACACCTAAACAAGTCAATGTTCATATCTCACATATCGACATGGGGAAACCAAAAAGTTAA
- the nusB gene encoding transcription antitermination factor NusB, whose protein sequence is MSRKQARSQAFQTLFQLEMKNSDLTIEEAISFIKDDYPNLDFDFIQWLVSGVKDHEPVLDRTIEPHLNGWTIPRLLKSDRIILRMATFELLHSETPAKVIINEAVELTKQFSDDDHFRFVNGVLSNIK, encoded by the coding sequence ATGAGTAGAAAACAAGCGAGAAGTCAAGCTTTTCAGACATTATTTCAATTGGAGATGAAAAATTCTGACCTCACAATTGAAGAAGCGATCAGCTTTATTAAAGACGACTATCCAAACTTAGACTTTGACTTTATTCAATGGCTTGTTTCAGGTGTGAAAGATCATGAACCTGTTTTAGATCGTACCATCGAACCTCATTTAAATGGTTGGACGATACCACGCTTACTAAAATCAGATCGTATCATTTTAAGAATGGCCACATTCGAACTTTTGCACAGTGAAACACCTGCCAAAGTTATTATTAATGAAGCAGTCGAACTCACAAAGCAATTTTCTGATGATGACCACTTCCGATTTGTGAATGGTGTCTTGAGTAATATCAAATAA
- the xseA gene encoding exodeoxyribonuclease VII large subunit: MEKYLTVSALTKYIKYKFDQDPYLQTVLIKGEVSNFKRHSSGHLYFALKDEQSVISAMMFKAHANALDFDPKEGDQVIVEARVSVYERRGSYQIYVNKMQLDGIGNLYQKFEQLKKKLEKEGFFDTTLKKTIPKYPKKIAIVTASTGAAIRDILNTIQNRYPLVEPIKISTLVQGQQAKEDIVTKLHYADTLGADTIIIGRGGGSIEDLWNFNEEDVVKAIFRCQTPVISAVGHETDTTLSDFVADVRAATPTQAAMIATPDKQELYQLLQKSQSYLQRFITQYLKHARQSLVRYQEYYKFKQPTLLYEQHIQKRDDLDRLLHDTMQRTIEIQQQQLNILQQRFHLRYFYDTIKRHQLTTLQLRDQLHKQQLRIINNKKQQLIHHVASLDNLSPTQTMLRGYSIVKKDNDVITSTHNLKQGEHIEVTMKDGSIGAMIEEVKRKDDGKKSNI, from the coding sequence ATGGAAAAATACTTAACGGTTTCTGCATTAACTAAATATATTAAATATAAATTTGATCAGGATCCATATTTACAAACTGTGCTGATTAAAGGAGAGGTTTCAAACTTTAAACGTCATAGTAGTGGTCACCTTTATTTTGCATTAAAAGATGAACAGAGTGTCATTAGTGCCATGATGTTTAAAGCACATGCGAATGCTTTAGATTTTGATCCTAAAGAAGGCGATCAAGTTATTGTTGAGGCGCGTGTTTCTGTTTATGAGCGTAGAGGAAGTTATCAAATTTATGTTAACAAGATGCAATTAGACGGTATAGGTAACTTGTATCAAAAGTTTGAGCAACTGAAGAAAAAATTAGAAAAAGAAGGCTTTTTTGATACGACTTTAAAAAAAACAATTCCGAAATATCCAAAGAAAATTGCAATTGTCACTGCAAGTACAGGTGCTGCAATTCGTGATATTTTAAATACAATACAAAATAGATACCCTTTAGTTGAACCTATTAAGATTAGTACGCTCGTACAAGGACAACAAGCAAAAGAGGATATTGTGACTAAACTACACTATGCTGATACATTAGGTGCTGATACGATTATTATAGGTCGTGGTGGGGGATCTATTGAAGACTTGTGGAATTTTAATGAAGAAGATGTTGTAAAAGCCATTTTTCGTTGTCAAACACCTGTAATCTCAGCAGTAGGCCATGAAACAGATACAACACTCAGTGATTTTGTTGCTGATGTGCGTGCTGCAACCCCTACACAAGCAGCAATGATCGCAACACCAGACAAACAAGAACTTTATCAACTTCTGCAGAAGAGTCAATCGTATTTACAACGATTCATCACACAATATTTAAAACACGCACGCCAATCACTCGTGCGCTATCAAGAATATTATAAATTCAAACAGCCTACTTTATTGTACGAACAACATATACAAAAGCGTGATGACTTAGATCGTCTGTTACATGATACGATGCAACGCACGATTGAAATACAACAACAGCAGCTCAATATCTTGCAGCAGCGATTTCATTTGCGCTATTTTTACGATACAATCAAGCGACATCAGCTGACGACCTTACAATTACGGGATCAGTTGCATAAACAACAGTTGCGCATTATAAACAACAAAAAGCAGCAGTTGATTCACCATGTCGCATCATTAGATAATTTGAGTCCAACTCAAACCATGTTGCGCGGCTACTCTATTGTAAAAAAAGATAATGATGTGATTACAAGTACACATAACTTAAAGCAAGGTGAACATATAGAAGTGACAATGAAGGATGGCTCGATTGGTGCAATGATTGAGGAGGTAAAACGAAAAGATGACGGCAAAAAATCAAACATTTGA
- a CDS encoding exodeoxyribonuclease VII small subunit, protein MTAKNQTFEEMMHELETIVKQLDNDKISLEASLDLYQKGMALSKSCEQTLKEAEQKVTKLIEEEAQNKDESKSE, encoded by the coding sequence ATGACGGCAAAAAATCAAACATTTGAAGAAATGATGCATGAGTTAGAAACAATTGTTAAACAGCTAGACAACGATAAAATCTCTTTAGAAGCTTCACTAGATTTGTATCAAAAAGGAATGGCTCTCTCAAAATCGTGTGAACAAACGTTAAAAGAAGCAGAACAAAAAGTGACAAAATTAATAGAGGAAGAGGCGCAAAACAAGGATGAATCAAAATCTGAATAA
- a CDS encoding polyprenyl synthetase family protein, whose protein sequence is MNQNLNKLLHAFNQKIKNSVQSTHLNTQLEESMRYSLEAGGKRIRPLLLLATLDMLQPNSYEKGLHTALALEMVHTYSLIHDDLPAMDDDDLRRGKLTNHKVYGEWLAILAGDALQTKAFEYISQDSKLTPDTRIQLISAFSQASGHAGMVGGQTLDMQSEGQAIDLQTLERIHVHKTGALIRFAIEAATIIAHTNETDQQYLLTFAEHLGIIFQIKDDLLDLYGTTEALGKQIGSDDVNNKSTYVTLLGREQAETILAQHVKQAKQILVTLAKTYDTVDLEYLLTVFYQRQN, encoded by the coding sequence ATGAATCAAAATCTGAATAAATTGCTACATGCCTTTAATCAAAAGATAAAAAATAGTGTTCAATCGACACATCTCAACACACAATTAGAAGAAAGCATGCGTTATTCCTTAGAAGCTGGAGGAAAACGTATACGTCCGTTACTTTTACTTGCTACTCTTGATATGTTACAACCCAATAGTTATGAGAAGGGACTTCATACAGCACTCGCGTTAGAAATGGTTCATACTTATTCATTAATTCATGATGATTTACCTGCAATGGATGATGATGATTTAAGAAGGGGCAAACTGACAAATCATAAAGTTTATGGTGAGTGGCTAGCCATTTTAGCTGGTGACGCACTACAAACGAAAGCTTTTGAATATATCAGTCAGGACTCGAAGCTCACACCAGACACACGTATACAATTAATTTCTGCTTTCAGTCAAGCAAGTGGGCATGCAGGTATGGTCGGTGGGCAAACGCTCGATATGCAAAGTGAAGGTCAAGCGATTGATTTACAAACATTAGAGCGCATTCATGTACATAAGACAGGGGCGCTTATACGCTTTGCCATTGAAGCCGCTACAATTATCGCTCATACAAATGAAACAGATCAACAATACCTTTTAACTTTTGCAGAACATCTGGGTATTATTTTCCAGATTAAAGATGATTTACTTGATCTATATGGTACAACCGAAGCATTAGGGAAACAAATAGGAAGTGATGATGTTAATAATAAATCTACATATGTCACACTATTAGGACGCGAACAGGCTGAAACAATTTTAGCTCAACATGTTAAACAAGCTAAGCAAATTTTAGTCACACTCGCAAAAACTTATGACACGGTCGATCTTGAATATTTATTAACAGTTTTTTATCAACGTCAAAACTAG
- the dxs gene encoding 1-deoxy-D-xylulose-5-phosphate synthase, whose translation MDVRTIQDPSFLKSLSVKELESLSQDVRQFLIETCAITGGHIGANLGVVELTIALHKHYNSPEDKIIWDVGHQSYIHKILTGRANQFDTLRQYKGLCGFPKLRESEHDVWEAGHSSTSLSAAMGMAKARDILGKTNQIIPVIGDGALTGGMALEALNNIGHDHTNMTIILNDNEMSIAPNVGAMHNMLGRIRMNQGYNRLKVDAETVLNRLPGGSRLRESADRIKDSLKYLVVDGAFFEELGIRYIGPVDGHNYDELEHALTTADSINKPVLIHVVTKKGKGYHPAENDKIGTWHGLGPYKLDTGEQIKGQQQGPSWSQLMSDEILSYAQKDKRVVAITPAMPVGSKLTKFQQALPEQFFDVGIAEQHAVTMAAGFAIEGMKPYVAIYSTFLQRAYDQVLHDVDRQNLNVIFGVDRAGLVGADGETHQGVFDVGFLTQFPNMIVMMPKDENEAKDMVYTAMHYEQGPIAIRYPRGNGLGVPMTPERQHLPIGSWTQLTEGSDLAIISYGPTIETLKKVVAGLKETNIQATLINARYIKPMDTDLLHTLGKRGIPILTVEESMLNGGLGSQISNFMSDSAYHNPIKRLGIDDMYIEHGNVEQILADIGLDSQSIQHTAEQFLKDCN comes from the coding sequence ATGGATGTACGAACGATACAAGATCCTTCATTCTTAAAAAGTCTTTCTGTTAAAGAGCTAGAATCGCTCAGCCAAGATGTGCGTCAATTTTTAATTGAAACTTGTGCAATCACAGGTGGACATATTGGTGCAAACCTCGGTGTCGTAGAACTTACAATTGCTTTGCACAAACACTACAATAGTCCAGAAGATAAGATTATTTGGGATGTCGGTCATCAAAGTTATATTCATAAAATCTTAACAGGGCGTGCAAATCAGTTTGACACATTAAGACAATATAAAGGATTATGTGGATTTCCAAAATTAAGAGAATCTGAACACGACGTATGGGAAGCAGGTCATAGTTCTACATCGCTCTCAGCTGCAATGGGTATGGCAAAAGCGCGTGATATTCTCGGTAAAACAAATCAAATTATACCCGTAATTGGCGATGGCGCACTTACAGGTGGCATGGCATTAGAAGCGTTAAATAATATTGGGCATGATCATACGAATATGACTATCATCTTAAATGACAACGAAATGAGCATAGCACCTAATGTAGGTGCCATGCATAACATGCTAGGGCGTATACGTATGAATCAAGGATACAATCGTCTAAAAGTAGATGCGGAAACAGTACTGAATCGTCTGCCGGGGGGGAGTCGATTGCGTGAATCTGCTGACCGCATTAAAGATAGTTTGAAATATCTTGTTGTAGACGGTGCTTTTTTTGAGGAGTTAGGTATCCGTTATATCGGTCCAGTAGATGGTCATAATTATGATGAGCTTGAGCATGCACTAACAACAGCGGATTCTATTAACAAACCGGTATTAATACATGTTGTCACTAAAAAAGGGAAAGGCTATCATCCCGCTGAAAATGATAAAATTGGAACTTGGCACGGTTTAGGACCTTATAAGCTCGATACAGGTGAGCAAATTAAAGGTCAACAGCAAGGCCCTTCGTGGAGCCAATTAATGTCTGACGAAATCTTATCCTATGCACAAAAAGACAAGCGTGTTGTAGCCATTACACCTGCAATGCCCGTAGGATCTAAATTAACAAAGTTTCAGCAAGCACTACCCGAACAATTTTTTGATGTAGGGATTGCAGAACAACATGCTGTTACGATGGCAGCTGGTTTTGCAATTGAAGGTATGAAACCTTATGTAGCCATTTACTCTACATTTTTACAACGTGCATACGATCAAGTGTTACACGATGTCGATCGCCAAAACCTCAATGTTATTTTTGGTGTTGACCGTGCCGGTTTAGTGGGTGCTGATGGCGAAACACATCAAGGTGTTTTTGATGTAGGCTTTTTAACACAATTTCCAAATATGATTGTAATGATGCCTAAAGATGAAAATGAAGCAAAAGATATGGTGTATACAGCCATGCATTATGAGCAAGGGCCTATTGCAATTAGATATCCTCGTGGCAATGGCTTAGGTGTTCCAATGACACCAGAACGTCAACACTTACCAATAGGTTCGTGGACACAGCTGACAGAAGGTTCAGACTTAGCAATCATTAGCTATGGTCCCACTATTGAAACACTTAAAAAAGTAGTGGCTGGATTGAAGGAAACGAATATCCAAGCGACACTCATTAATGCACGTTATATTAAACCGATGGATACAGATTTGTTGCATACACTTGGAAAAAGAGGAATACCTATCTTAACAGTCGAAGAAAGTATGCTTAATGGTGGACTGGGGAGTCAAATCAGTAATTTTATGTCTGATTCTGCTTATCATAATCCTATTAAGCGTTTAGGCATTGATGATATGTATATCGAACATGGTAATGTTGAACAAATCTTAGCTGATATTGGTTTGGATAGCCAATCTATTCAACATACAGCAGAACAGTTTCTAAAAGATTGTAATTAA
- the ahrC gene encoding transcriptional regulator AhrC/ArgR — protein sequence MPKKSVRHIKIREIISNEQIETQDELVKRLNDFDMNVTQATVSRDIKELQLIKVPTPSGQYIYSLPNDRRYHPLEKLGRYLMDSFVKIDGAENLLVLKTLPGNAQSIGAILDQIDWEEVLGTICGDDTCLIICRSKQDAEVIKTQIFNML from the coding sequence ATGCCTAAAAAATCTGTAAGACATATAAAAATCAGAGAAATTATTTCGAATGAACAAATAGAAACGCAAGATGAGCTCGTAAAACGTCTTAATGACTTTGATATGAATGTAACACAAGCAACAGTCTCTCGTGATATTAAAGAATTACAACTCATCAAAGTACCTACACCATCTGGTCAATATATATATAGTTTGCCTAATGATCGACGCTATCATCCGTTAGAAAAATTAGGACGATATTTAATGGATTCATTTGTCAAAATAGATGGTGCTGAAAATTTGCTCGTACTTAAAACATTACCCGGAAACGCACAATCTATCGGTGCGATACTCGATCAAATTGACTGGGAAGAAGTCCTAGGTACAATTTGTGGTGATGATACGTGTCTCATCATTTGTCGGAGTAAACAAGATGCAGAAGTAATTAAAACACAAATTTTCAATATGTTATAA
- the recN gene encoding DNA repair protein RecN: MLQSLSIKQFAIIDELEIQFADGLTVLSGETGAGKSIIIDAIGQLIGMRASSDFVRHGEKKAIIEGLFDIDNAQEAIQMLDHLGIDTDEDFLIVKREIFSSGKSICRINNQTVTLQDLRQVMQALLDIHGQHETQTLLKPKYHIELLDRYADGAYDKVYTQYMTTFNTYQDKVKELKALESADQALLQRLDLMKFQFEELKEAHLQENESEQLEIDIKRIQNSEQLNHALNGAYMTLTDEHAITDRLYELSGQLQMIDQIVPERYAQLKDQVDQFYYTLEDAKHQLYDEMNQNDFDEQMLNELEARMNLLNNLKRKYGKDIPELIIYQSKIEEEINKIENYEESTAQLRNDIHQLSEQLTVDGQALSKERRKVARQLRDHIVAEIQNLQMKDANLEISFKPYDTPQNDGLERVEFLISPNKGEPLKSLNKIASGGELSRIMLALKSIFVRSRGQTAILFDEVDSGVSGQAAQKMAEKMKQIASVIQVICISHLPQVASMCDHHLYISKHEKENRTTTTVQELSGDARIEEVARMISGAAVTELTKQNAKEMIEQNQILHP, encoded by the coding sequence ATGTTACAAAGTCTATCAATTAAACAATTTGCGATTATTGATGAGTTAGAGATTCAATTTGCTGATGGTTTAACCGTATTAAGTGGTGAAACGGGTGCTGGTAAGTCAATTATCATCGATGCTATTGGACAATTAATCGGTATGCGTGCATCTTCTGACTTTGTACGTCACGGTGAAAAAAAAGCAATCATTGAAGGGCTTTTCGATATAGATAACGCACAGGAAGCGATTCAGATGTTAGATCATTTAGGAATCGATACTGATGAAGATTTTTTAATTGTAAAACGTGAAATTTTCAGCTCAGGCAAGAGTATTTGTCGTATCAATAATCAAACTGTGACTTTACAAGATTTAAGACAGGTTATGCAAGCGCTTTTGGATATTCATGGTCAACATGAAACACAGACACTGCTCAAACCAAAATATCATATCGAGTTGCTCGATCGTTACGCAGATGGTGCATACGATAAAGTATATACACAGTACATGACAACATTTAATACGTATCAAGACAAAGTAAAAGAACTCAAAGCATTAGAATCTGCTGACCAAGCTTTATTACAACGTCTTGATTTGATGAAATTTCAGTTTGAGGAGTTAAAAGAAGCGCATCTTCAAGAAAATGAATCCGAACAATTGGAAATCGATATCAAGCGCATTCAAAACTCAGAGCAGTTGAACCACGCATTAAATGGTGCTTATATGACATTAACAGATGAACATGCGATTACTGATAGACTGTATGAACTCAGTGGGCAACTCCAAATGATTGACCAAATCGTACCAGAACGTTATGCACAACTTAAAGATCAAGTCGATCAATTTTATTACACACTAGAAGACGCTAAACATCAATTGTATGATGAAATGAATCAAAATGATTTTGACGAACAAATGTTGAATGAATTAGAAGCACGAATGAATTTACTCAACAATTTAAAACGCAAATATGGTAAAGATATTCCAGAATTGATCATTTATCAATCTAAAATAGAAGAAGAAATAAATAAAATAGAAAATTACGAAGAAAGCACAGCACAATTACGCAACGATATACATCAACTTTCTGAACAACTTACAGTAGATGGTCAAGCATTATCAAAAGAAAGACGTAAGGTGGCACGTCAATTGCGAGATCATATCGTTGCCGAAATTCAAAATTTACAAATGAAAGATGCTAATTTAGAAATCTCCTTTAAACCTTACGATACACCGCAAAACGATGGACTAGAACGTGTTGAATTTTTAATCAGTCCTAATAAAGGTGAACCCTTAAAAAGTCTTAATAAAATTGCAAGTGGTGGAGAGCTCTCACGGATTATGCTCGCTTTAAAAAGTATCTTTGTACGTTCTCGTGGTCAAACTGCTATTTTATTTGATGAGGTAGATTCAGGTGTATCAGGTCAAGCCGCCCAAAAAATGGCAGAAAAGATGAAACAAATCGCATCAGTTATTCAAGTAATTTGCATTTCACACTTACCGCAAGTTGCTTCGATGTGCGATCATCATTTATATATTTCGAAACATGAGAAAGAAAACAGAACGACAACAACCGTCCAAGAATTATCAGGAGACGCGCGCATTGAAGAAGTGGCTCGTATGATTTCTGGTGCAGCTGTTACAGAATTGACTAAGCAAAATGCAAAAGAAATGATTGAACAAAATCAAATATTGCATCCATAA
- a CDS encoding phosphate acyltransferase → MTLDQLLSGSHSVQATIAIVNAHDEKTLHAVTKILKKTSAAFIFYNHQDVSELIRSFDLSQDVLSRITIHTFDNQEQALKHCLTALDQKEADILMKGHISTAHLLSAVLHHQSSQNIQKPFLNHVAVFELPSYHKPLLLSDVALNIHPDIETMKAMIANIVDFTTRLNYKQLNIALLSSTESVQPKLASSVQAAELASYYLAHPINEMIRVEGPMALDNIIDKKSAIQKGVQSNIAGNTDVIIVPQLDVGNALYKSFTYFGQARVASIVLGASYPIILTSRADTIDNKLNSVLFAMQILVN, encoded by the coding sequence ATGACGTTAGATCAATTATTAAGTGGGAGTCACTCTGTTCAAGCGACAATAGCGATAGTTAATGCACATGATGAAAAAACACTCCATGCTGTTACTAAGATTTTAAAAAAGACATCTGCTGCTTTTATTTTTTATAATCATCAAGATGTTTCCGAACTCATTCGCTCATTTGACCTGTCTCAAGATGTATTATCACGAATTACCATTCATACTTTTGATAATCAAGAACAGGCACTTAAACACTGTTTGACTGCTTTAGATCAAAAAGAAGCAGATATTTTAATGAAGGGTCATATTTCAACTGCACATTTGTTATCAGCAGTATTACATCATCAATCATCTCAAAATATACAAAAGCCATTTTTAAACCATGTCGCAGTGTTTGAACTTCCGTCCTATCATAAACCTTTATTATTGTCAGATGTCGCACTTAATATTCATCCTGATATTGAAACGATGAAAGCAATGATAGCAAATATTGTAGATTTCACAACACGTCTAAACTATAAACAACTCAATATTGCTTTATTATCATCAACAGAATCTGTTCAACCCAAACTCGCTTCTTCTGTTCAAGCTGCAGAATTAGCGTCATATTATCTTGCGCATCCTATCAATGAAATGATTCGTGTTGAAGGTCCTATGGCTTTGGATAATATTATTGATAAAAAAAGTGCAATTCAAAAGGGAGTTCAATCAAACATTGCAGGGAACACAGATGTTATTATTGTTCCACAACTTGATGTTGGTAATGCTTTATATAAATCTTTCACATACTTTGGACAAGCACGTGTTGCGAGTATTGTACTTGGCGCATCCTATCCAATTATTTTAACTTCTCGTGCAGACACTATAGACAATAAATTAAATTCTGTTTTATTCGCAATGCAAATTCTTGTAAATTAA
- the buk gene encoding butyrate kinase — MTNILILNLGSTSSKIAVYHDLTCVFQTNLVHDQTVTAQSLLEQQMIRQQLIEQTLEHHGYMTCIDVIACRGGLLKPLIGGTYIVNETMYQDLKSFEYGVHAANLSGMIGYQLGQQWQVPVFTTDPVVVDELLDTVRFTGIPGIERKSIFHALNHKAVARRYADEVNIPYEEINVIVAHLGGGISIAAHHYGRVIDVNEALYGEGPMALNRSGTIPNDLLLVYAQEHQLSMDDIRHILSSESGLKAYTGTMDFKTIMSKYDFDHKTTQLIDALVIQIAKTIAERAAVLQGQVDQIVLTGGMSYSQRFVSLLHHYTDWIAPTTVYPGEHEMMTLAERAFKAFHKKININTYC, encoded by the coding sequence ATGACAAATATTCTTATTCTTAATTTAGGAAGCACCTCGAGTAAAATTGCTGTATATCATGACTTAACGTGTGTATTTCAAACCAACTTAGTACATGATCAAACAGTAACAGCACAATCATTACTAGAACAACAAATGATACGCCAACAGCTCATCGAACAAACATTAGAACATCATGGTTACATGACATGTATAGATGTAATTGCTTGTAGAGGAGGGTTACTCAAACCTCTAATTGGTGGTACATATATTGTTAATGAAACAATGTATCAAGACTTAAAAAGCTTTGAATATGGTGTTCATGCTGCTAATTTAAGTGGCATGATTGGATATCAATTGGGTCAGCAATGGCAAGTCCCTGTTTTTACTACGGATCCTGTCGTTGTAGATGAGTTACTGGATACTGTGAGATTTACAGGTATTCCTGGCATTGAACGCAAAAGTATCTTTCATGCGTTGAACCATAAAGCAGTTGCTAGACGATACGCTGATGAAGTGAACATACCTTATGAAGAAATCAATGTTATTGTTGCACATCTAGGTGGTGGTATAAGCATTGCAGCACATCATTATGGACGTGTTATCGATGTGAATGAAGCGCTTTATGGTGAGGGCCCCATGGCATTAAACCGTTCTGGAACAATTCCAAACGACTTATTGCTTGTGTATGCACAAGAACACCAACTCTCTATGGATGACATCCGTCACATATTAAGTAGTGAATCTGGACTTAAAGCATATACTGGAACAATGGACTTTAAAACGATAATGTCTAAGTATGATTTCGATCATAAAACAACTCAGCTCATTGATGCACTTGTTATTCAAATCGCTAAAACGATTGCAGAGAGAGCGGCAGTATTACAAGGACAAGTCGATCAAATTGTTTTAACAGGTGGCATGAGTTACAGTCAACGTTTCGTATCTTTACTCCATCACTACACAGATTGGATTGCACCTACGACAGTCTATCCGGGAGAACACGAAATGATGACATTAGCAGAACGTGCATTCAAAGCTTTTCATAAAAAAATCAACATCAACACATACTGTTAG